The genomic window GATTATTTTTTCTGACCGTTCTTTTGTTTATAGTACTTCCATCAGTAACGTTTTTTGATTTGGTCGACGAGAATGACACGACGGGCTGCAGGAATGTGACCGTTGGAGAACAACGGACACTAGAGTGCAGGGCTGACGGAGATCCGCCTCCTTTTGTTGTTATTTTagatgaaaaaggagagcAAGTTTCGAATTCTTCACGCAACGCTTCGTATTCATTTGTCGCGACGGAAGAAATGGATAAGATGACGTATAAATGCACAGCGACAGCTTCTGTTCTCGAAAGGACAGCaaattcgacgtttttgctTTGTGTtttatcgttgacgtcgacttcaTCGTCTCTATGTAAGAAAGTGTCCATATAGAGTTTTTGTACTACTAATGCGCTTTAGGGTGGATTGCAACTTTGATTTCTCTCGGTGGACTTATTCTTATTATTCTTATTTCGGTCGTCCTGGTACGTACATGCTTACAAAAGCCTAATACGCTGTGGACGGACAGACCGACGGCCTCAACTGCCACACaacgtcaacgaaaatcgtctccgGTTGTACTGCTACGCGCAGCGCGGCGGGACACTCAATCATCGCGGCGGGTCCATGAACCATCGCGGTATGTCAACGAACCATCATCGCGGATCAGTGATACGCAGCCGCGTGTCAATGAATCACCATTTCGGCGTGTCATGCAGCAGGTCAATAGAAGAGAATCATTTCGGCGTGCAGTCGCGCAGCAGGTCAATGAACAACCGCGGCGGGTCAATGAATCATCGCGACGGGCCAACGCCTCGGAGCGGGCTGAGTCATCGCTTCAAAGCAAGGCTGACAAGGACAACTATAACAGACAGAGGCAGGTGGAGGTGACTACTGTATAAGCAGTCCTGTGCATGTCATTTCATCCGCAGAATAATGAGTTGCGGaggttttctctttttttacaAGTAGTGACAGTCACTGTACTGTACAGAACTCTTAATTATGCTATCCCCAGAAATGTATATCGCCACCATCGCCACATGGCGAGTGACGAAGGACCCGGATGCGTGTTTTCCTCCATCTCCTCCATCGTCGGATCTATGAGAGAACgcagtcgtcgttgaagcGAAGCTACGAGGATGctatttcgacgtcatccaGAGTCGCTCAATGCGCAGCGGTCGCCGCTATGAAGCGCAGCGCCTTCCTGACGACGATaacgcgttcttttctcgtcgtagCTTCTTCCTAGCGCACGAAATATATCTAGCTCCCTTCCTtattttcttcaataaaCGTAGCAAGTCTAAAAGATCGTCAGACGAAGGGTTCAGATAGTGGGTTCGAAGAGCTAGGAgtgaagtcgtcgtcgaagcaaGGCTACAGGAGAAAGAATCTACATGATCGGTTGCGAGATCATCCGGAGTCGCTCAATCTGCAGCGTTGGCGCCGATAAGGCGCTCGGCGCAGCATCATCGAGGTAAGGGGCGGTTTCCTTGTGGGGAGGAGAGGATCGacggggagggggaggggaaaGCACGCGAAGCCTGACCGGAAAAAGCGTGATCCCTTTTGTCTCGTGAAATGAAAACAGGGGCGTCTTTACGCTCCCTTTGCGCACGAAATACAAAAAGCGTGGTCTTAGAAACGGCAAAAACGTACGAAAAGTGCGCAGCTAAACGCCAAATTTGACTAGCAAGGCAAGAAATGAGCCGCCGAGAACGCAGATcagcgttgccgtcgctctTGCCTCTGAATTCAACGGCGCACCCGTCGGCGGCGCAAACGTCGGCGGCTGTGGTAGATCCTTATTGCATCCATTCTCACAGCAGCAGCTGGAGGTAGTGCATGGTTTAGGGGAGCACCAACGTTTGTAGCCTGTAGACACAGGGTCGAGGGCGCAGCAGTCCGTCGAAAACGGGCACTTGTAAAGGTACATGTCCTCAGCTACTTCACCACAGTTCAAGTCGTCACCACTTGTACACTGGTAGCACATCAGTTGTTCCGTCGTACGGGACGGCAGCAAAGTAACGACGAGAAGCCAGAGTAGAAAATACTTTGCCATCGTTCTAATTATGATACCTACGTCAGCTTCATTCCACAGTTTATGTTGACATACCTGCTCAGTGCTGCCAGCGCTAGtactaaccctaaccctaagtCTCAACACTGTCAACAGGTGTATCGTGTTTGCTGTAACGGTGGCAACAGAGTTCTCCTGGGGGTTTTGACGGGGGTTGCGTAGGTTTGGCCGGTGGGCATGACTGATTTTATCTAACTGGCGTCCTGTACTATACTTTCACGAAATCTATTTATCATTCCCAGACACTGCGGTTGGAAGCTCTGAAGTCCTTCTGAACGGCTCAGCAGCGAGACTTTGAGGTTTATTTCGCACCGGGTCGGGCCTGACTTTGCAGTCGCGTGATCACCTCATTATCTTCTTTGCCGTCACACGAAGCAGATTTGTGCTCAAGATGGCCTTCGCAAAAGCGATTCTTTGCGTTACAGCGTTGGTCTCATGTAAGTGAATTTGTCGCGGGACGCTAAGGGATGGTACATAGGATAGGAACAGTCATCTAGTAGTGCAGAGAGAATGGCTGTGGCATTAATGTGGGCGGGTCTAGACAAGATGGCATACGGTaggttcgttttctttcttatgTAGTCCTTCCTTGGGCTGTATCTGAACCAACAGTCAAACTTGCTATACCAGGAAATCGCAAATATTTGGTCGTTGGAGAGTTTGCCAAAAATTTTCTCTACTGCAATACCACAGGAATCAGCCAAGTCGTTCTATGTCTTGTATCCATAGAACAGGAAAGTTTTCAGGTCGACTACATTCAAGATCCACGATACAACTTCGATTGCAGTAAAACGACAGACATCTCATGTGTACTCAGCATTAGGTCAGTGAAGGAGGTCGATTCTGGCACATATACGTGCGCTGATTTTGATTGTGGGGCCGCCGTACAGACCAGCCTATACGTTCCCATCTATAGTAAGTCTTCAATTGCGCAAGATATACCTATATTGTTCTCCTATTATAGATACGCCTCTTATTGATCAGTTGACGGGATCCACGTCTGACGGAACGGTTAAAGAAGGCCAATCTTTTTATTTAAACTGCCTTGTTGTTGTTCCTGCTGGCGGACTGCCAGAAGCGTCAATAGAGTGGAGGCTCGACGGAAAAGTTGTTAAATCACAAAACGGCTTTTCGGACTTCACCTATAGCGTAGCCCATGCGAATAGAAAAGACTCTGGGACGTATTCGTGTGTTGTACTAAGCAAAGGCAGCGAGATCGATTTGAAGACTTATCCAGCAAAAATCAACGTTACATGTATGCGAAGAGGTCGCGTCTATTTTATGACTCTCACAACCTACTTTGTTTCAGATGCCGCTCAAgtcgcgtcgttcgaagtCGTTTCACTAAACCATCTGATTAACGCGAGTGGGGCCGTGTACGCGGAAGCGGGGACGAGCGTTACTTTTGAGTGCACGGCCGACGGGAATCCCGCTCCGTTCGTCGCTATTCGATACAATCAAGATGAGGAACTAGTGGGCCCGAAATTGTTAGACAGCGTTTCCAGAAGCCTTACGCTAATGAAAGGAAATAATTACACTGGCATCTATAGTTGTGAGGCTTATAACAGTGAGAACACTATCCATGCAAAGAAGAGCATTCGTTTCATCGTTTACGGTACAGCGATACAAACATGATTAACTATGACGTTAATCCTAACTTTGCACGCAGAAAATGTGAAGATAAATGATTTCGCTTTCAATGATACCGCGAATGATACCCTAGCAGGTTGTAGTAGGCACGTCATTGCCGGCAATAGAGAAACGCTGCAGTGTACGGCAGACGGTGTTCCAACGCCATCTGTTGCCATTCTAAATGAGAGTGGAGCGGAAGTCGCAACTGGCTTACGCCTCGCGTCCTATCGCTTCCCTGCCGAAAAGAATGAGACATATAAATGTCAGGCGAAGACTGCTGTTATCAATAGTACAGCAGACGCCAAATTTGTACTTTGCGTGACGCCTAGGCCATGTACGGAAAGCCAGCGGGGAGGGTTTTTTTGACATCATAACCatctgtttttttcttgtcagATGCCGCACAAATCATTTCATTTGTCGTTCGCTCCTCGAACCGTCTGATTAACGTGAGCGGGACCATCTATGCGGAAGCGGGGACAAACGTTACTTTTGACTGTACGGCTGACGGATATCCAGTTCCGTCAGTCGCTATTCAGTTTCGTGGCGACGAGGATGAACTGGTAACTCAAAGTTCGAAATTTTTGCGAAGTGTTTCTAGAGCCGTCTCGCCGGCggaaggaaaaagagacaCTGGCTTCTACATTTGTACAGCTTCCAACAGTAAAAACGTCAGTTCAGAAAGAATTTGTTTATTCGTTTACGGTAAATTGATATATGAAACTCGATTTATATAACTAGCCGTTCTTATGCCTAGAAAATCCCAAAATTGTGTTTTTTGCTTTGAATCAAACAAACGATACCGTAACGGGTCAGTGCAGTGCGCATGTGATCGCTGGAGACAAACGAACCCTGCAGTGCACAGCTGACGGAGAGCCGCATCCGTCTGTTGTCATTCTAAACGAAAAGGGAGAACGAGTTGCGAATGGTTCACGCAACGCGTTCTATCGTTTCACTGCTAGAAAGAATGAGACATACGAATGTGGAGCGAAAACCGCTGCTATCAATAGCACAGCAAACGCTAAATTTGTACTCTGCGTGACGCCTAGACCATGTACGGAAAACGAGGGGAAGTGTTTTAGTGTGACGTTGTACGAGACtatctatttttttagatgccCCGCGAATAACTTCATTTGTCGTTCGTTCCTCAAACCGTCTGATTAACGAGAGCGGGACCGTTTATGCAGAAACGGGAACAAACGTCACTATTGAGTGTAAGGCTGACGGATATCCTGTTCCGTCAGTTGCTATTCGATATAGTCGCGATGAGGAACTGGTGGGTCCCAAACAGTCTGGAAGTGTTTCTAGAAACGTTACGCGGGCTGACGGAAAAAGAGATACTGGCTTCTACATTTGTGAAGCTTCTAACAGTGAAAATGTCAGTTCGGAGACCATCCATTTCTTCGTTTACGGTAAATTGATGTGAAAGGATTAGTTATATACATGTAGTAGCTATATAGTCGCTTTTGCGCAGAGAACACTAAAATAGCGTTTTTCGCTTTGAATCATACGAATGACGGTGTGAATGATACTGTAACGCATCAGTGCAAGAACGTGACCAGTggagaaaaacaaacgctGCGATGCACGGCTGACGGAGACCCGCCTCCATCCGTTGTCATTCGgaatgaaaaaggagagcAAGTTGCAATTGGATTAGTCAACGCGTTTTATCGTTTTTCTgccaaaaaaaatgaaacttACGAATGTCGAGCCAATGCCGCCGTTATCAGGAGCACAGCAAAcgcagaattttttctgtgcgTGTTcacttcaacttcaacttCGTCGTATTATGGTAACGACAGTCGACAGCGAAAGTAGTAGATATATTAGGTGTACgtctttttgttttagtgtggattgctgttgctgctggaATAGTTCTCTTATTGGTGATAACATCACTTATATTTACGTGTGCAGGATGCAGAAAACGtcgtaaaaagaaaaggcagaGGCAGGAGGAGTTACAGAGGTTAgctgacgacgattttggtGAGGAAACAACCAATTCAAGAAATGCCAATAACGAAGGGTGCAATTGATGATCATGCTTATCTCCCCTAAGAAGTGTtcttgcacgtgcacgttACATAATAAATCAAAGTGGTGTTCTTATCAATTTTGTAGATCAGTGGCACCAATTGGACGCACAAAATCTTCCAGACACACTTGATAGGAAACCGCCTACGCTTTAGTCATATATTATCCGGTACATTTTTTACAGACTGCGACTCAGTCTTACTGAAAAAGTATGCTAGAAAGTCAATCAGACTAATCTGTGTACAACAGGTAAAcctacacaaaaaaatatcgatatttttcttctcttagtTTCTTTTAGTGGCTGCGATCAGGTACACGTGTTTACTTTCTatagattttttgttttacgTTCGTATTGTCCAGCGATATATCCATGACGAGTGGCCCGGATGCGTGACTCTGAGGGACGCAGTCGTTGAagcacggattgtagagactgtctctacaatccgtggttGAAGCGAGGCTAAGAGAAAGTACAGGATGCTATTTCGAGGTGATCTGAAGTCGCTCAATGCGCAGCGGTCGCCGGTATGCTCAGCGCCTTTCTGTCGACGATAAGGCGTTATTTTTCTCCTCGTAGCTTCTTCCTTCTAGTAGtgcacgaaatcgtcgttgaagCGTCATCGAATCAGGGTAAGAGGCGGTTTCCTTTTGGGGACGAATGGTGTC from Oscarella lobularis chromosome 1, ooOscLobu1.1, whole genome shotgun sequence includes these protein-coding regions:
- the LOC136183765 gene encoding hemicentin-2-like isoform X1; translated protein: MAFAKAILCVTALVSFLPWAVSEPTVKLAIPGNRKYLVVGEFAKNFLYCNTTGISQVVLCLVSIEQESFQVDYIQDPRYNFDCSKTTDISCVLSIRSVKEVDSGTYTCADFDCGAAVQTSLYVPIYNTPLIDQLTGSTSDGTVKEGQSFYLNCLVVVPAGGLPEASIEWRLDGKVVKSQNGFSDFTYSVAHANRKDSGTYSCVVLSKGSEIDLKTYPAKINVTYAAQVASFEVVSLNHLINASGAVYAEAGTSVTFECTADGNPAPFVAIRYNQDEELVGPKLLDSVSRSLTLMKGNNYTGIYSCEAYNSENTIHAKKSIRFIVYENVKINDFAFNDTANDTLAGCSRHVIAGNRETLQCTADGVPTPSVAILNESGAEVATGLRLASYRFPAEKNETYKCQAKTAVINSTADAKFVLCVTPRPYAAQIISFVVRSSNRLINVSGTIYAEAGTNVTFDCTADGYPVPSVAIQFRGDEDELVTQSSKFLRSVSRAVSPAEGKRDTGFYICTASNSKNVSSERICLFVYENPKIVFFALNQTNDTVTGQCSAHVIAGDKRTLQCTADGEPHPSVVILNEKGERVANGSRNAFYRFTARKNETYECGAKTAAINSTANAKFVLCVTPRPYAPRITSFVVRSSNRLINESGTVYAETGTNVTIECKADGYPVPSVAIRYSRDEELVGPKQSGSVSRNVTRADGKRDTGFYICEASNSENVSSETIHFFVYENTKIAFFALNHTNDGVNDTVTHQCKNVTSGEKQTLRCTADGDPPPSVVIRNEKGEQVAIGLVNAFYRFSAKKNETYECRANAAVIRSTANAEFFLCVFTSTSTSSYYVWIAVAAGIVLLLVITSLIFTCAGCRKRRKKKRQRQEELQRLADDDFGEETTNSRNANNEGCN
- the LOC136183765 gene encoding cell adhesion molecule DSCAML1-like isoform X2 produces the protein MAFAKAILCVTALVSFLPWAVSEPTVKLAIPGNRKYLVVGEFAKNFLYCNTTGISQVVLCLVSIEQESFQVDYIQDPRYNFDCSKTTDISCVLSIRSVKEVDSGTYTCADFDCGAAVQTSLYVPIYNTPLIDQLTGSTSDGTVKEGQSFYLNCLVVVPAGGLPEASIEWRLDGKVVKSQNGFSDFTYSVAHANRKDSGTYSCVVLSKGSEIDLKTYPAKINVTYAAQVASFEVVSLNHLINASGAVYAEAGTSVTFECTADGNPAPFVAIRYNQDEELVGPKLLDSVSRSLTLMKGNNYTGIYSCEAYNSENTIHAKKSIRFIVYENVKINDFAFNDTANDTLAGCSRHVIAGNRETLQCTADGVPTPSVAILNESGAEVATGLRLASYRFPAEKNETYKCQAKTAVINSTADAKFVLCVTPRPYAAQIISFVVRSSNRLINVSGTIYAEAGTNVTFDCTADGYPVPSVAIQFRGDEDELVTQSSKFLRSVSRAVSPAEGKRDTGFYICTASNSKNVSSERICLFVYENPKIVFFALNQTNDTVTGQCSAHVIAGDKRTLQCTADGEPHPSVVILNEKGERVANGSRNAFYRFTARKNETYECGAKTAAINSTANAKFVLCVTPRPYAPRITSFVVRSSNRLINESGTVYAETGTNVTIEFAMRNWWVPNSLEVFLETLRGLTEKEILASTFVKLLTVKMSVRRPSISSFTRTLK